One stretch of Punica granatum isolate Tunisia-2019 chromosome 5, ASM765513v2, whole genome shotgun sequence DNA includes these proteins:
- the LOC116206949 gene encoding uncharacterized protein LOC116206949 — protein MVSSTAWNWLVSVQVLLISAGVVSIATALKFSVIPLISELSSSYLPPLRTSIVAWLKPPFLFLIINGIIITIAASYRFQYQSSREVSPQPIPDPPERVVEVRQVTVVASGGDMHEVYEDKRVVAEESNKDNCLAIEGGASDRYDEAEVLVDSRSPVVEMYSTEVVRPATHSLAKKPKPSPRFFHRKSLSGISGGGRAPRAGDFERHETMEATWKAITEGRVTTPTTVMRHLSRSGSWDDREGPQISPLELGPPPPPPSAAAPPTVKKSETFKDRSNRLQLPPLSPVKLRKEPSLSPEELNRRVEAFIEKFNEEMRLQRQASLEQLKETMGRGL, from the exons ATGGTGTCCAGTACCGCTTGGAATTGGCTCGTCTCTGTTCAAGTTCTGCTAATCTCTGCCGGTGTAGTCTCCATAGCCACGGCGTTGAAGTTCTCCGTGATTCCGCTGATTTCAGAGCTCTCGAGCTCTTACCTCCCGCCACTGCGGACCTCGATCGTCGCCTGGCTTAAGCCGCCGTTCCTGTTCCTGATCATCAACGGCATCATCATCACCATTGCCGCCTCCTACAGGTTCCAGTACCAGAGCAGCCGCGAAGTCTCTCCCCAGCCGATTCCTGATCCGCCGGAGAGAGTAGTGGAGGTCAGGCAAGTCACGGTGGTTGCTTCGGGAGGCGACATGCACGAGGTTTACGAAGACAAGCGGGTGGTGGCTGAGGAGAGCAACAAGGATAATTGCTTGGCGATTGAAGGTGGCGCCAGCGACAGATATGATGAGGCGGAGGTGCTCGTGGACTCGAGGTCGCCGGTAGTGGAAATGTACTCGACGGAGGTGGTTCGGCCGGCGACCCACTCACTGGCGAAAAAGCCTAAGCCTTCCCCTAGATTCTTCCACCGGAAATCGCTTAGCGGAATCTCCGGAG GTGGCAGAGCTCCGAGAGCCGGAGATTTCGAGCGGCACGAGACGATGGAGGCGACGTGGAAGGCGATCACAGAGGGGCGGGTGACGACGCCGACGACGGTGATGAGGCACTTGAGCAGGAGCGGCTCGTGGGATGATCGGGAGGGTCCGCAGATCAGCCCACTGGAGTTGGGGCcgccaccacctcctcctTCTGCTGCTGCTCCACCGACGGTGAAAAAATCGGAGACTTTTAAAGACCGGAGCAATCGGCTGCAGCTTCCGCCTCTGTCGCCGGTGAAGCTGAGGAAGGAGCCGTCACTGAGCCCAGAGGAGCTGAACCGTCGGGTGGAGGCGTTCATAGAGAAGTTCAACGAGGAGATGCGGCTGCAGAGGCAGGCGTCGTTGGAACAGTTGAAGGAGACGATGGGCCGTGGGCTCTAA